gctttaatatatatatatatatatatatatatatatatatatatataacatacataaaaaactataatatatacatgGAGATCGACACACCATTCCATGTGTGTGACTTGACCAATTATAAATGAATAACTTTTTACCAAACTATTCAATAAAATCTAACATTAtgcaataatatttattatttacacatatgcataatatattttcaaaaatatgctcTCAtctaatttattgaaaaatatcaacaaaacaataaaataagtcTTTTGAAATCATATTAGGAGTGAGAATTTAAACAAGATCAAGTTGAAActtgaaatatcatttttgtCCATTGAGATAACTATTTCTTTAGAGTCAATTTTCTCACTTGAGAAAAATTGACCCAATAgaaatatgtttgtttttctatAAGTTTTGATTCGTTAATAATGTTTAGTTCAACAACTATAATAGTATAATCAAATTTAAGAGTTTGATTTCAAGTAGAACAAATGttaaaaaactttattatgaataaatcaATTGTTTCTCAAACTTTGAATGAAGTCAAAACCATAAAAAATGAGAGTTGAGAAAGAGCATGGAAAATAAGGAACAAATATTCACGGCTTACAATCcacttaattaaattgaattgggttaaaataaaaaaatagtttaatttaaagtaACTTTACACGTTAGACTCCAAAAATGAACTCAATCAATATAATTACTTCTAACAGCATAATAAAAAGAATCTCATTTACTTAGTTTGTAAATGAGCAAAATTTAATTGTAAGCAATTCTTGAAAaaaagaacattaaaaaaaactattaagaGAAAGTAGTAAATAATTTTGACCTTTTAGAATTCTTAGGATAAAATAGTATGAAAATTACAGCacgtatgatttttttttattctattattttaaaataaaaatagaaatattgaattaacataaaatcagaattaaaaatagttttaaatttataatttagaagTAGAGAGCACTGAAAGACTAGTACTTGAGTATGTATAGTGtataaaacaaaggaaaaacttcttttgacaacacttttttaacaattttttgacaacgcatatgtagtaacttgtgattggtctattttaaatattttttgaacataaattcaaatagaccaataaaatgatgacacgtgtcccattataaaaaaaattgtcaaaaagtatTCTCAAAATATCATTCTCCTAAAACAAATGAAGTATGAGtctaaatgaagaaaaagaaaaacagcgAGAGAGTACAAAAAAGCTTTCCTCACGCATCTAGTTGCAAATTTTCCAAGTTCTTCTCTCGCCACCGGGAACTCCAAAATTAACGAATTGAGAGTCCAGCAACAATGATTTTGGATCAGTGATTGAATCACTCCCTCAAAGGCTTCCAATGTGGGCAGAGTTTATAAAACAAGAGATTATGCATAACATGAATCATTCATTGGGTatgcaaatttgtttttagtagAAATGAATCAAAGTAATTGCAAACACATAGAGACAAAATAAAGTAGTAGACATCATAATCAcacacaacaaaacaaattcaaatcatattttctttgttttgatttctattgtaaaaaattaattaattagggAATAAGTATGaacacatatatttattattaaatggaAGATAATTATTGATAATGAGTCTCTCCTACAATATGTTTCCAGCAAgtaattaaaaacatgaaactTGCATTGCAGAAGGGAGACAACAAGCCATCTTTGTATTTCAGAAGAAATTAGAAAGTAAATCCCCTAGTTTAAGTAATAAGGGATATTTATGgtgtaaaatatgtttttaacaaCCCATAATTATTGAACTAGTTACTatatataacaaacaaaaatatttttttcaaaaatgattatatttgtagATATGTAATTTATAAAGCAATTCATTTACTGTGTAATATAGATAAgataattatatgtattattattattttatttaataatttactggtaatattatatttttattaaaaataactatgaTTTATTTATCCAGTAgtagaaaaattgttttttatgaccagtaaaaatgacctattatgacggataTCTTGGTATCATAGTTCTaggcatcataataggtcctGTGTATTTTATGACAGACtgaaaagtccatcataataggtaCAATGTATTATAACGGACTTTctgtcacctatcataataggtccattgtattatgacagattttcacttatccgtcataatataacgactttacctatcataatatgtagcattttatgatgatgattctttcacctatcataatatgtagaacatattatgacaaataattgttcacctatcataatatatactttttaaaaatattcttttattacattgttcacctatcataaaatattgaaaaataatcttttattacaTAATAAGCAGAAAATATTCATTCCTAGCAAATGAAGATACATTAAACCAAAATCCTTTATAAAAGCTTAAACTAATCATTGACATTTTAAAGCATTCTCATTTACCCTTCTCCAAGGCATGCTGTCTGCCAACATTTAACATCTGAGGGTTAATATCAGATACATGAATCCGAGTTTCTGCCTTTAAAGTATCTTGAAAAACACCTTGAAGTCCTTTCAACTTAAATTTGTTTATGCTCTCCAAGATTCTAAAAGCAACATCCCCTGTAAAATCAATAACTTTAAGCTTGATACGAAAACCCATAAAACTTTTAAGAATAACATGCAACAACACATCACTTCAATTCCTGAGAATTTTATAGAGAAGAAGCAAagtttatgttaaataaatacaaaaacatcTTACAACTACATTGCTTAAAACAACCTTAAACACATATGGAGCACATACAACTTACTGTTTAGAAAGTTAAAATACCACCATATGAAGCACATGCATATATTTACTTTATGACTTGCATAAAGTATTATTAGGTAGAAACAAAGTCGAAGTAGATATcttcctttttaaaaataaaaataaaaaagaactaaCCATAACAATAGCTTCTTCCACATCATCCTTGTTTCTTCCTGCCACACACCCTTTTAAGGATTCAAGTGCATCTCTAAGTTTCTTCAAAAGAACATGTTTTTCCAAAGATGCTGCCTCTCTAAGTCTAGCCTAATTTCACCAGCATATAAAAAGCTTAGTTTAAAAAAGGAACAtcccttttcttcaaaaattatgATATGATCATTGGTTATTTGAATTGCAAGAACTGTAAAATAACAATCTCAGGTTGCAAAACCCTCCAAAGGAAGAGATGTATTCCAATgtaaaaaagaattgatttttaacCAGAACAAAGGGTAACCTCTTTAGACAACTTAGCCGTAGCAGCCAAACCCTTCTCGAATTTACTGGCAAGGTCACGAACGAGAGACGATTATGCTTGagttttttgttgttcttggtcTCTGTGTACATTTGAATTTCTATTGCATAAACCTCCAAAAGTTGGGTTCCTTTCTTATGGTCATCCGTGCCATCTTCCCTTTGATAAGATTTGTGAAGTTCTTTCAAGATCTGACAGTGTTcaacaaaatcattaaattacTCAACTACTGGATACGAATAGGTAAACAAACATTAGAATTGAGAAGGCTACatcatttacaaaataataatgtatCACCTTACTCATTCGTCCATATTCCCCAATATCAAAGAAGATCTTACAAAGCTTAAGATTTGTTTTAAACCATAATCTCTgcgaataacattaaaaaaaacaaaaacataaggCCGCATTAATGAAATATACCACTAGCCAAAGATAATGTCTAAATGTATTGACCTCATTCTTTGCTTCTTCAAGAGCTTTCAGAGTTGTCTGGTAGAACTCCTGCAGAAGACCAAAGTTCTGGCTAGCTGAACCTGAGACATAGTCCATAATGTTGTTTATGCATTTTTCCTATAGTTACGAGTCAATGCTGACTTAATGTAAGTAAACATCTCCCTGTAGACTTCCATCATCTCTTTATACCTTCCATGTCTATAATAGAGCTTCACAGTTTGCTTTAGAGCTTTAAATCCCCTGGTACAGtgtaagataaaatattaaatataatagatGATGGTTTATTATCATTGTGGAATAATTCTAATACATGATGTTAAAGTATTATGCAGTTCACCCTTCACAACCATTGCTTTAGTCTCCACAAACTGAACTTTTCCACCAAAGGCAATCCAAACTAGCCCGACAGAGACCCCAGGGGTAGCAACACGTTCAGCAGCCTTACTACCATCAAATCTTGGGGGCTGCATTACATAACCAAGATCCTATTATGAGACTTTACACTAACTTTAATTTCCTAATAAAGCATTGAAACCACAGTAAGTGAATATCTATTACTTTTGTTTGTAGAAAATAATCATtcaactttcattttcaaataaggagaaaattttatatacacGTTTAAAAAATTCTTGCCAAACACGACTAAATATATGCcatttaaataatgtaatatagTATATTATAATATACTATATTGTAATATAGTatagtataaaataaactaattaaatatagtcataatacattattatattaatgtaaaGTACATAAAGCATTTATAGCTACGTACATAGTCCTGGACTTTATGGTAAAACTTTTATAGCATTAAAGGTCTTAATAAGTAAAATCTCCTAATCCTGATTATAGTAACTGGTAAAGCATTATGCCATTTTATATTCTACACATTTTAGATCAAAGTGAATTCAAAGACAAGTGCTTTCATTagaattttctttccttcaatGTGTAGAGTTAGGTTAGATGGCTCGATCAAGTAGCATCATATTCCAAAATCAAGTACCAACTTTTCTAAAAGCTTAAGCTATTAGGTGGAATACTAAACTCACAGATCACCAGTCCTGAAATATAATTTCTCTACCAACAATCGAAGAGTTAGGGAAAGATCAGTTGGTAATATAAAAGTAATGCTTTAGACCAGAAACTCTGCTCTTAAACACTTCAAACAACCAcaatatcttcaaattttaaacttttaatcaGTGGCCCAAACAATATGTGATAACCTTTCTCAGCAAATATAAAAAGAACTCAAGCTAACAATAATTTACCTATAATAATTTACAACATCTCCCaacctttaaaaaattataaatatcaaatataagtATAACTACAATAGAAGCACTTTAACATATAACATTTcgaacaaatcaaattaatcattttatccATCTACGTCAATGAGTAAACAAATCACCAACATCATTTTTTCGTATggttataaaaaagaaaagaaaaaaaagtaggCATTGTTATagcatattaattaaaaagaaaaagaagaaaattgttgaAAGGTAAAGTGAAGAGTGAGAAGTGACAGTAGTACATGCACCTGAAAGAGTAGATGGAAAAATAGTGCATCCACCATCATCTCCTACACAAAAGAAACAGCTTAAACACTCTCCATAGCAATTAATTTTAACCATAACATTGATCTAATAATTATAGGATTTTACTCACAAAATACTTATCCCCTTCCCCCAATCTCACAAGCCACCATTTGTCACTACCGAAGGTGATTTCTACAGCAGCATCTGAGTTGATCCTTTTGTTAAATGCTTTGGCATCAAAGTTTATTCTTGAGACAACCATTCTCATGGAAATGAAATAAAGTCATTGCAGCAGGTAGGCAACCCAATAGTGGCATCCCAAACTTACATTCAAAATAGTAGCATTTTCGTCATAACCAGATGTAGCAGAAGCAAAGTTTGCTCCAATAAGATGATTTTTCCCTGATACCTGTAGGCTAAGATATGCAGGAGCATAAGTCTTTCagaataaattgtttaaattcgAAGAGCGACACAAGCATTTCAAAGAGAGATACAATTGAAGACAAAGTCAAATGTATACTCACCATGGGTGAGAAGCTGTTCCAAATCGACGAACTGAGAGGCTTTTGCGATTTCTCCTTTCTCGCGAAGGAGGCTGAGCCACTCCCCGAAGCCTCCGAATAGGTTTTCACCGTCGTCAACGCCACTCTCCTCTCTCTCATAAGgtttcttccatcttcaaattCTATAATACTCACCAGGAGTAGAGGCGTCGTCACAGTTCGATCCAACGAGGTTCACCGTCGGTAGCGCCTGGAGTCGTCGCAGGTGTAGAAAGTGCCAAGGCAACGCCTCCTTCTTCGATCCGCAATGGCCGTCGTAACTCCAAGCCTGAAATCGTGTTAATGCGTGTCACATCGCCGCCGTGGCTCGATCTTCGTCCAGTTCGCTCCACCACTGCTACCACTTTCGCCCAAATCACGAATTCCACCACCGGAAATAGCCACGAGCCACCACCGTTGCGTGATTTCGCTATCCCCACTAGCTTCCCCTCTTCGATCGAAGGGATGAGAAATTAGGGAAGAGATCGAAGAGAGATGATGCAGAGTGACTATAAAGGGAAGAGAAAATAGGGCTTTGAAATTGAAGAGACAAAATGAAAGTGAATAAAACCTCGAGATTGAAATTggagagacaagatgaaaattAGATTTAGAAAGATATTATGACAGGTTTTCCAAAATCAGTCATAACACATTCTAAAATTTTCCactagtataatatattataacggacatttatttaacaatcataataaattttaaacttatttataaatttatcaccgtaatatatattataattgatattcgTAACTCTGTTATAATATgtcttataattattattcattaaccTATTACAATAGATAACCTTTATCGTCATAATAGTTTAgtcataaaaagttatttttctgttaataataacttatacattattttctatatattttagtttaataatataacattggattatcataaaatatatttttcaatatatcaaagattttattcaaaagataatattatataattttataattaatacttgtaatatattaaaattagaaataatatacgAAAGTTAATAATTACTCATTCCTCACAAAATagaacattaattaattatatctgTCACAATTAGTTATAACAATGGTAAAAGTGTAGTTTGAGTGAGATAACAAGTAGAATATAGTTCAAATAGATTAGAgtgagtttattttataattaaataaaatttaacttaactCGAACCGATAAAATATCCTATGAAAATAGACTAGAATGAGTTTACTTTACaactaaatcaattttaacCTATGAATTGAGTAACAGATTACGTAAATTGACACCTAATTTAATTGAACAAGgcctatttttattataaaaaacgATATTGTTtgacaatttaattattttcttaaaatatattttaatttaatatttaatttatagctgaaatttttgtttggttttatttACCATGATTACAtagtctatttttttaaaaaaaaatatatgtgacAACAAATgtttaagttattaattttgacaatttttattCAGAACTTGACCTAATTTGATTAAAAGTAGACTGATTTAGATTAGGTCtaaaaaatgtagaaatttaatttaacccAACCATTTCTTTACCACTGGATGATGAGTTTGTCAAACCTAACTCAATTAGACCTGCATAAACACCCTTCGAGTATGTTACCTTCTAAGCCATAATATGAGTAATGTTCATcagaaatttattaaattattttatattatcaaatataaaagtgtagtacatataatttattttaagagttgtttttttttttaagttgtgaGCTACATCTCTTAGTTTCTAATTGAGGATTTAACAATTTTCAATAAGCTTGCaagctagtttttttttttttttttggacaaAAGAGACAAGAAGTGATAAAATCGTTTTCCTGAGCTGTTGTTTGAAGCTTTTGTTTCTGTTTCGCCCGCTCAAGCGTGTAGCTTTCGCTTAGCGCTTTTCATGTGTTTATTTCTAGTTTcatgtttctgttttttttgtgttggtTCCGGTTTTTATCAGTTCCTCTCGTGTATTTTTGAGgcatatagaaataaaatatttcctttgctgtttcttccttctccatgttttctgttttcttcttcGCTGATCATCATTTCTGCAATCtgtttggttttcttttgcCTTCTTCGTGGATTTCAGAGATGTGATGTTAGTAAGAAAACTTGTTagatttttctatctttttgcACTTTTCTTAATCTATTAATTCCACCAGATTATCCTTTATCCATTTTATTATTGCAAAATAGGAAGCAATGGATATTTGTTGTTAAATGGCATTATCAGTAAGCAGGATGATTgataatagaaagaaagaaaatagtggaaCAAGCTGACCAAATACGaagttgtttatttttcatgtgttgGATCCCGGGCGACAAGAACACATAAttactgaaaaagaaaaatgattgtGTGTCTAATTCACAAGATGCATGTGAAAAGACATTATTGAATGACACAACAGCTCCATAGATACTGTTATTTATTGACATGGaacaaacttcaaactttcTTCAGCTCAGCATTTCCAGCAAGAAACCGCCACAATAGGCTTGGATTTCCATCCAAGAACCAAACACCCTTTCTCTTCCACCACCGTGTACCCCTCGCAGACCTTCCCATTCAGAAGCCATTGCTTCGCCTGAGACACCATCTTAATCGGCGCAGCCTGAAACCCCGCCCTGCTCATCCTCCTCCGCCACTGATCCACTCTCTCGTGTCTCTCCATCCTCAACGGCCCCTCACGGCTCACTATGTTCTTTATCTCCTCAGCGAAGTAAAACTGCTCCATCTTCGCTCTCTTAGTGTCATATTTCGGCAACATAACATCCAACGAGTCGAATATGGCAGAATAATAGTGCAATGATTCCATAAATCTCCCAAGAAAAAAGGGTCCGTTATGACTCGAATCTTGCTCCACCATCACCAACACTTTCGGCCCAAGCCCGTGAACCATCTGCAGCACTGAATTCAAAGCCCCTCGGCTTTCCTTCACCACGCAGTGCAGCTGCAGAATGCTGTTCACCGCAAGAACCTCTTCTTCCCTCACTTCTATGTCCTCTGGTTTCAAACTTTCCAAATTCTTTTTCACCACTGAGAATTCAAAATTGATACCCAAATTAGTTGCATAAACCGAGAGTTCGTCGCCGATGGATTGAAGTCTGTCGCAGAGTCCCACCGCCGTGATTCGCAGCCGACGAAGACGTTCGCTGCCGCCATTGGCGAGG
This genomic stretch from Vigna radiata var. radiata cultivar VC1973A chromosome 7, Vradiata_ver6, whole genome shotgun sequence harbors:
- the LOC106767432 gene encoding COP9 signalosome complex subunit 2 isoform X1 encodes the protein MDYVSGSASQNFGLLQEFYQTTLKALEEAKNERLWFKTNLKLCKIFFDIGEYGRMSKILKELHKSYQREDGTDDHKKGTQLLEVYAIEIQMYTETKNNKKLKHNRLSFVTLPVNSRRVWLLRLSCLKRLREAASLEKHVLLKKLRDALESLKGCVAGRNKDDVEEAIVMGMLLLESWRA
- the LOC106767432 gene encoding COP9 signalosome complex subunit 2 isoform X2, which produces MEGSASQNFGLLQEFYQTTLKALEEAKNERLWFKTNLKLCKIFFDIGEYGRMSKILKELHKSYQREDGTDDHKKGTQLLEVYAIEIQMYTETKNNKKLKHNRLSFVTLPVNSRRVWLLRLSCLKRLREAASLEKHVLLKKLRDALESLKGCVAGRNKDDVEEAIVMGMLLLESWRA